In Fusobacterium periodonticum ATCC 33693, the following are encoded in one genomic region:
- a CDS encoding branched-chain amino acid transaminase, giving the protein MINTEKIWMNGKLVGHDDANIHILSHVVHYGSSVFEGIRIYKTENGPAIFRLREHVKRLFDSAKIYRMEIPYTIEEIEQAIIETVKANKLEQGYIRPIAYRGYFELGVTPSRCPVEVAIAAWAWGAYLGEEALNKGIRVQVSSWRRPALNTLPSLAKAGGNYLSSQLIRLEALNNGYEEGIALDYLGNVSEGSGENLFVVLNGKIITPTLASSALGGITKDTVIQLAKKLGYEVVEQAIPRELLYICDELFLTGTAAEVTPVYSVDDIVVGNGDKTITKALQKEFFDLAHGRHELSEKFLAYVK; this is encoded by the coding sequence ATGATAAACACAGAAAAAATTTGGATGAATGGAAAATTAGTAGGACATGATGATGCTAATATACATATTTTATCTCATGTGGTCCACTATGGTAGTTCAGTATTTGAAGGGATAAGAATTTATAAAACAGAAAATGGACCTGCAATTTTTAGATTGAGAGAACATGTTAAAAGACTTTTTGACTCAGCGAAAATATACAGAATGGAAATTCCTTATACAATAGAAGAAATTGAACAAGCAATAATTGAAACTGTAAAAGCTAATAAGTTGGAACAGGGATATATCCGTCCGATAGCTTATCGTGGTTACTTTGAATTAGGAGTTACTCCATCAAGATGTCCAGTGGAAGTTGCAATAGCTGCTTGGGCTTGGGGAGCATATCTAGGAGAAGAAGCTCTTAACAAGGGAATAAGAGTACAAGTTTCTAGCTGGAGAAGACCTGCTCTTAATACTTTACCTTCTCTTGCAAAAGCTGGAGGAAACTATTTAAGCTCTCAACTTATTAGATTAGAAGCACTTAATAATGGATATGAAGAAGGAATAGCTCTTGACTATTTAGGAAATGTCAGTGAAGGAAGTGGAGAAAATCTATTTGTTGTTTTAAATGGTAAAATAATAACTCCAACTTTAGCTTCTTCTGCACTTGGAGGAATAACAAAAGATACAGTTATTCAACTTGCTAAAAAACTAGGTTATGAAGTTGTGGAACAAGCTATACCAAGAGAACTTTTATATATTTGTGATGAATTATTCTTAACAGGTACAGCAGCTGAAGTTACTCCTGTTTACTCTGTTGATGATATAGTAGTTGGAAATGGAGATAAAACTATAACTAAAGCATTACAAAAAGAATTCTTTGACCTTGCTCATGGAAGACATGAATTATCTGAAAAATTCTTAGCATATGTAAAATAA
- a CDS encoding heavy metal translocating P-type ATPase: MKKKKEIIIAISAILFTLTLFIRMPQALQLILILVAYVLVGKDTVLLAVKNIERGDFLDENFLMTVATLGAILIGEYPEAVAVMLLYEIGELFQGYAINKSRKSIAAMMDIKPEYANVIRDNKTQRVDPDEVGLGEIIEIRPGERVPLDATIIKGETSLDTSALTGESVPVEVREGANILSGCININGLITAEVTKEYFDSTVNKVLDLVENAAAKKSKSERLITRFAKVYTPIVIGLAILLALLPPILSGEYNFRLWVFRALSFLVVSCPCAFVISVPLSFFSGIGAASKAGVLIKGGNYLEALAKVDTVVFDKTGTLTKGVFNVQKVVVHNKNIDENEFMFYVASAESGSNHPISKSIQKYYNKEIDSSSINSIKEISGKGIEAIINNKKVLVGNEKLVNLPKDISVTDVGTILYVEIDNVFSGYIVISDEIKEDAKRAIKELKNIGIKKNIMLTGDLEKVAKKVGEDLELDEVYSNLLPQDKVSKFEEIIKNKKSKDSVIFVGDGINDAPVLARADVGIAMGAMGSDAAIEAADVVIMTDEPSKIVTAIKSSKKTMKIAMQNMALAFGIKVLALILSALGIADMWMAVFADTGVTILAVLNSFRALKVEK, translated from the coding sequence ATGAAAAAAAAGAAAGAAATAATTATTGCTATTTCTGCTATACTGTTTACTTTAACTCTATTTATAAGAATGCCTCAAGCACTACAACTTATTTTAATACTTGTAGCCTATGTTTTAGTGGGAAAAGATACAGTCTTACTTGCTGTTAAAAACATAGAAAGAGGAGATTTTTTAGATGAAAATTTTTTAATGACAGTGGCAACTTTAGGAGCTATTTTAATAGGAGAATATCCAGAAGCAGTTGCAGTTATGCTTTTATATGAAATAGGGGAGTTATTTCAAGGTTATGCAATTAATAAATCAAGAAAATCTATTGCAGCCATGATGGATATAAAACCTGAATATGCAAATGTTATCAGAGATAATAAAACTCAAAGAGTTGATCCTGATGAAGTAGGGCTTGGAGAAATCATTGAAATAAGACCTGGTGAAAGAGTTCCACTAGATGCAACTATAATAAAAGGTGAAACAAGCCTTGATACTTCAGCATTGACAGGAGAATCAGTTCCTGTTGAAGTAAGAGAAGGAGCAAATATCCTAAGTGGTTGTATCAATATAAATGGTTTAATTACAGCAGAAGTAACAAAGGAATATTTTGATTCTACAGTTAATAAGGTTTTAGATTTAGTTGAAAATGCAGCAGCTAAGAAATCTAAATCAGAAAGATTAATCACAAGATTTGCAAAAGTATATACACCTATCGTTATAGGACTAGCTATATTATTGGCTTTACTTCCACCTATTCTAAGTGGAGAATATAATTTTAGATTGTGGGTATTTAGAGCCCTATCGTTTTTAGTTGTTTCTTGCCCTTGTGCCTTTGTAATTTCTGTACCACTTAGCTTTTTCAGTGGAATTGGTGCAGCTTCAAAAGCGGGAGTATTAATAAAGGGAGGAAACTATTTAGAAGCTTTAGCTAAAGTTGATACAGTCGTTTTTGATAAGACAGGAACTCTAACTAAAGGAGTTTTCAATGTTCAAAAAGTTGTAGTCCACAATAAAAATATAGATGAAAATGAATTTATGTTTTATGTTGCTAGTGCTGAATCAGGCTCAAATCACCCTATATCAAAGTCTATACAGAAATACTATAATAAAGAGATTGATAGTTCTTCTATAAATAGTATAAAAGAAATTTCTGGTAAGGGTATAGAAGCTATTATAAATAATAAAAAAGTTCTTGTTGGAAATGAAAAATTAGTAAATCTTCCAAAGGATATTTCTGTAACTGATGTAGGAACTATACTTTATGTTGAGATTGATAATGTATTTTCAGGTTATATAGTAATTTCTGATGAAATAAAAGAAGATGCTAAAAGAGCTATAAAAGAATTGAAAAATATAGGAATTAAAAAAAATATAATGCTTACAGGCGACTTAGAAAAAGTAGCTAAAAAAGTTGGAGAAGACTTGGAATTAGATGAAGTTTATTCTAATCTTTTACCTCAAGATAAAGTAAGTAAATTTGAAGAAATAATAAAAAATAAAAAATCAAAAGACTCTGTAATTTTTGTTGGTGATGGTATAAATGATGCCCCTGTTCTTGCTAGAGCAGATGTAGGAATTGCTATGGGTGCTATGGGCTCTGATGCTGCAATAGAAGCTGCTGATGTAGTTATCATGACAGATGAACCTAGTAAGATAGTAACAGCTATAAAAAGCTCTAAAAAGACTATGAAGATAGCAATGCAAAATATGGCTCTTGCTTTTGGAATTAAAGTTCTAGCTCTTATTTTAAGTGCCTTAGGAATAGCTGATATGTGGATGGCAGTTTTTGCTGATACAGGAGTTACTATACTTGCAGTTTTAAATTCATTTAGAGCCTTAAAAGTAGAAAAATAA
- a CDS encoding cation transporter gives MKKVFKLEGLNCAHCASKIEEKVGKLEGVKSVMVNFMTTKMTLESENMEEVVEKVKKLVNEVEPDVNMVKA, from the coding sequence ATGAAAAAAGTTTTTAAATTGGAAGGATTAAATTGTGCTCACTGTGCATCTAAGATTGAAGAAAAAGTTGGAAAATTAGAAGGAGTTAAATCTGTTATGGTAAACTTCATGACAACTAAAATGACTCTTGAAAGTGAAAACATGGAAGAAGTTGTTGAAAAAGTAAAGAAATTAGTGAATGAAGTTGAACCTGATGTAAATATGGTAAAAGCATAG
- a CDS encoding ArsR/SmtB family transcription factor: MKSVKPVNSCDCDSVNKEIVEKVKKEFPNDEILGDLSDFFKVIGDGTRIRILWALDVSEMCVCDIANVLNMTKSAVSHQLRALREADLVKFRKSGKEVLYSLADNHVKEIFEQGLVHIQEEKGED; this comes from the coding sequence ATAAAATCAGTAAAACCTGTAAACTCTTGCGATTGCGATAGTGTAAATAAAGAAATTGTTGAAAAAGTAAAAAAAGAATTCCCTAATGATGAAATTCTTGGAGATTTATCAGACTTCTTTAAAGTTATAGGAGATGGTACAAGAATAAGAATCTTATGGGCATTAGATGTAAGTGAAATGTGTGTTTGTGATATAGCTAATGTTTTAAATATGACAAAATCAGCTGTATCACATCAATTAAGAGCTTTAAGAGAAGCAGACTTAGTAAAGTTTAGAAAATCTGGAAAAGAAGTTCTTTACTCTTTAGCAGATAATCATGTAAAAGAAATTTTTGAACAAGGTTTAGTACATATACAAGAAGAAAAAGGAGAGGATTAA
- a CDS encoding NAD(P)H-dependent oxidoreductase has translation MKKVLVISGHPDLENSTANKTIIESLTKKMPEITIHRLDKAIKNDNFDIEKEQEQLLQYDTYIFISPIHWFYCSSLMKKWID, from the coding sequence ATGAAAAAAGTATTAGTAATATCAGGACATCCAGATTTAGAAAATTCAACAGCAAATAAGACTATAATAGAAAGTTTAACAAAGAAAATGCCAGAAATAACAATTCATAGATTAGATAAGGCTATTAAAAATGATAATTTTGACATAGAGAAAGAACAAGAACAACTTTTACAATATGATACCTATATATTTATATCTCCAATTCATTGGTTCTATTGTTCAAGTTTAATGAAAAAATGGATTGATTAA
- a CDS encoding Mrp/NBP35 family ATP-binding protein: MIPKDTPKVSEDKNIKNVIAVMSGKGGVGKSTVTTLLAKELRKKGYSVGVLDADITGPSIPRLMNVSNQKMITDGKNMYPVVTEDGIEIVSINLMIDENEPVVWRGPVIAGAVMQFWNEVVWSDLDYLLIDMPPGTGDVPLTVMKSFNIKGLIMVSVPQDMVSMIVTKAIKMARKMGKNIIGLIENMSYITCDCCDNKIYLTDENDTQTFLKENDVELLGELPMTKQIAKLTKGESEYPEETFSKIADRVIEKVKEL; this comes from the coding sequence ATGATACCAAAAGATACACCTAAGGTGAGTGAAGATAAAAATATAAAAAATGTTATTGCAGTAATGAGTGGAAAAGGTGGAGTAGGAAAATCTACTGTAACTACTTTACTTGCAAAAGAGTTAAGAAAAAAGGGATATTCAGTTGGAGTTTTAGATGCAGATATAACTGGACCTAGTATTCCAAGACTTATGAATGTTAGCAATCAGAAAATGATAACTGATGGAAAAAATATGTATCCAGTTGTTACAGAAGATGGAATAGAAATTGTTTCAATAAATCTTATGATAGATGAAAATGAGCCTGTTGTATGGCGTGGACCTGTAATTGCAGGAGCTGTTATGCAGTTTTGGAATGAAGTTGTTTGGAGTGATTTAGATTATCTTTTAATAGACATGCCACCTGGAACAGGAGATGTACCTTTAACAGTTATGAAGAGTTTTAATATTAAAGGTTTGATTATGGTTTCAGTTCCACAAGATATGGTTTCTATGATAGTTACAAAGGCTATTAAAATGGCAAGAAAAATGGGTAAAAATATTATAGGTTTAATTGAAAATATGAGCTACATCACTTGTGATTGTTGTGATAATAAAATCTATTTAACAGATGAGAATGACACTCAAACTTTCTTAAAAGAAAATGATGTTGAACTTTTAGGAGAACTTCCTATGACTAAACAAATTGCTAAATTAACTAAGGGAGAAAGTGAATACCCAGAAGAAACATTCTCTAAAATTGCAGATAGGGTTATAGAAAAGGTTAAAGAATTATAA
- a CDS encoding YbaN family protein produces MRNLKKKLYITFGFLAVALAIVGVFIPGLPTVPFLLVALFCFERSSKKYHDMIMNNKYFGPALQDYYSGKGLTLSIKIKAILFLTCGIAFSIYKIQNLHARIALAIVWLGVAIHIILLKTKNTKNISNK; encoded by the coding sequence ATGAGGAATTTAAAAAAGAAATTATATATAACTTTTGGTTTTTTAGCAGTAGCTTTAGCGATAGTTGGAGTATTCATTCCTGGTTTACCAACTGTTCCTTTTTTACTTGTAGCTTTATTTTGTTTTGAAAGATCGTCTAAAAAATATCATGATATGATAATGAATAATAAATATTTTGGTCCTGCACTTCAAGATTATTATTCAGGAAAAGGTTTGACTCTTTCAATTAAAATAAAAGCTATATTATTTTTGACTTGTGGAATAGCTTTTTCTATTTATAAAATTCAAAATTTACATGCAAGAATAGCATTAGCTATTGTTTGGCTTGGAGTAGCTATTCATATTATTCTTTTAAAAACAAAAAACACCAAAAATATAAGTAATAAATAA
- a CDS encoding SWIM zinc finger family protein produces MKLDKEKILALAPNSSAVANAKKICSSGSFVKLAHSADDTFYMGECKGSGKSNYIVSADFVEEDNPVMRCTCPSRQFPCKHGLALLFEIADGKTFEECEIPEDILAKREKKEKTKAKKEKESAEGTVKEKKVPSKVSKAARTKKINKQLEGLDLIKNISTQLLKLGLSTIGTVSLKEYKDVVKQLGDFYLPGPQILFQKLILEIQEYKEDQDTVHYQQALECLKRLRAIEKKGREYLKEELERENLEMSDNTLYEDLGGVWKLEQLNDLGLKKENAKLLQLAFEVIYDEASKIYTDYGYWIDIESGEISYTANYRPLSALKYIKQDDSSFSLLTVPTLTYYPGGLNKRIRWATANFEEKDKTSFKKIKTYAKNIDDATKIAKNELKNILTDNEVSLLLEFEKIMFIEEEGSKKYILVDKNQKMIELRNNGSKELTKVFYELLPNECLENQVMFVQLFQKDRTIYAEPHSIITDDKIVRLGF; encoded by the coding sequence TTGAAATTAGATAAAGAAAAAATTCTTGCACTTGCACCAAATTCTTCTGCTGTTGCAAATGCCAAGAAAATTTGTAGTAGTGGATCTTTTGTAAAATTAGCACACTCAGCTGATGATACTTTCTATATGGGTGAATGTAAAGGAAGTGGAAAATCAAATTATATAGTTTCAGCTGATTTTGTAGAAGAAGACAATCCAGTTATGAGATGTACTTGTCCAAGTAGACAATTTCCTTGTAAACATGGTTTAGCCTTATTGTTTGAAATAGCTGATGGAAAAACTTTTGAAGAATGTGAAATTCCTGAAGATATTTTAGCAAAAAGAGAAAAGAAAGAGAAAACTAAGGCTAAAAAAGAAAAAGAAAGTGCAGAAGGAACTGTAAAAGAGAAAAAAGTCCCTTCAAAAGTTTCAAAAGCTGCCAGAACAAAGAAAATTAACAAACAACTTGAAGGTTTAGATTTAATTAAAAATATAAGTACTCAGCTTTTAAAATTAGGACTTTCAACAATAGGAACTGTCTCTTTGAAAGAGTATAAAGATGTTGTTAAACAACTAGGTGATTTCTATTTACCTGGTCCACAGATTCTATTCCAAAAATTAATTTTAGAAATTCAAGAATATAAGGAAGACCAAGATACAGTTCATTATCAACAAGCTTTAGAATGTTTGAAAAGATTGAGAGCAATAGAGAAAAAAGGAAGAGAATATTTAAAAGAAGAGCTTGAAAGAGAAAATCTTGAAATGAGTGACAACACTCTATATGAAGATTTAGGTGGAGTATGGAAATTAGAGCAATTAAATGACTTAGGTTTAAAGAAAGAAAATGCAAAACTTCTACAATTAGCATTTGAAGTTATCTATGATGAAGCTAGTAAAATCTATACTGACTATGGGTATTGGATAGATATAGAAAGTGGAGAAATATCATATACAGCTAACTACAGACCTCTTTCTGCCTTAAAATATATTAAACAAGATGACTCTAGTTTCTCTCTACTTACAGTGCCTACTTTAACTTATTATCCAGGTGGATTGAATAAAAGAATAAGATGGGCAACTGCAAATTTTGAAGAAAAAGATAAAACTTCTTTTAAGAAAATAAAAACTTATGCTAAAAATATAGATGATGCAACAAAGATTGCTAAAAATGAATTAAAAAATATACTAACAGACAATGAAGTATCTTTACTTTTAGAGTTTGAAAAGATTATGTTTATAGAAGAAGAAGGAAGTAAAAAATATATTTTAGTGGATAAAAATCAAAAGATGATAGAGCTTAGAAATAATGGTTCTAAAGAATTAACAAAAGTTTTCTATGAACTTTTACCAAATGAATGTTTAGAAAATCAAGTTATGTTTGTGCAATTATTCCAAAAAGATAGAACTATCTATGCAGAACCACATAGTATCATAACAGATGATAAAATTGTTCGTTTAGGATTTTAA
- a CDS encoding AAA family ATPase, with the protein MSKKEEVQRLTAEQLFQEEIDALIKAEKNPIPTGWKMSPKSVLTYICGGKVGKKTIVPKYIGNKRLVEIAISTLVTDRALLLIGEPGTAKSWLSEHLTAAINGNSTRVIQGTAGTTEEQIRYSWNYAMLIAEGPTKEALIPSPIYRAMEDGAIARVEEISRCASEVQDALISLLSEKRLSVPELNLEIPAKKGFSIIATANTRDKGVNEMSAALKRRFNIVVLPSPNSLEAEIDIVRTRVEQLASNLDLNAKLPEDEVIEKVCTVFRELRQGLTLDGKQKIKTTTNVLSTAEAISLLANSMALAGSFGDGEISDYDLAAGLQGAIVKEDSKDGQIWTEYLENIMKKRGSEWLNLYKECKELNKTSK; encoded by the coding sequence ATGAGTAAAAAAGAAGAAGTTCAAAGACTGACAGCAGAGCAACTATTCCAAGAAGAAATAGATGCTTTAATCAAGGCGGAAAAAAATCCTATACCTACTGGTTGGAAGATGTCTCCAAAATCGGTATTGACATATATTTGTGGTGGAAAAGTTGGTAAAAAGACTATAGTTCCTAAATATATTGGAAATAAAAGATTGGTTGAAATAGCTATTTCAACTTTGGTTACAGATAGAGCCTTACTTTTAATTGGAGAGCCAGGAACAGCAAAATCTTGGTTATCTGAACATTTAACTGCTGCAATAAATGGAAACTCAACAAGAGTTATTCAAGGTACGGCAGGAACAACAGAAGAACAAATTAGATATTCTTGGAACTATGCAATGCTTATTGCAGAAGGACCTACAAAGGAAGCCTTAATTCCAAGTCCTATATACAGAGCTATGGAAGATGGAGCTATTGCAAGAGTGGAAGAAATTTCTCGTTGTGCTTCAGAAGTACAAGATGCTTTAATCTCTTTATTATCAGAAAAAAGATTATCTGTACCTGAACTTAATTTAGAAATTCCTGCTAAAAAAGGTTTCTCTATAATTGCAACTGCTAACACAAGAGATAAGGGAGTTAATGAAATGTCAGCTGCCTTAAAACGTCGTTTTAACATTGTAGTTTTACCAAGTCCTAACTCTCTTGAAGCTGAGATAGATATAGTTAGAACAAGAGTTGAGCAACTTGCTAGCAACTTAGATTTAAATGCTAAGTTACCAGAAGATGAAGTTATAGAAAAAGTTTGCACAGTATTTAGAGAACTTAGACAAGGACTTACTTTAGATGGAAAACAAAAAATAAAAACTACTACTAATGTCCTTTCAACAGCTGAAGCTATATCTCTACTTGCAAATAGCATGGCCTTAGCTGGAAGCTTTGGAGATGGAGAAATATCTGACTATGATTTAGCAGCTGGTCTACAAGGAGCTATTGTTAAAGAAGATAGTAAAGATGGACAAATATGGACAGAATATTTAGAAAATATTATGAAAAAAAGAGGTTCTGAATGGCTAAACCTTTACAAAGAATGTAAAGAACTTAATAAAACTAGCAAATAA
- a CDS encoding DUF5682 family protein, whose amino-acid sequence MKKQNENKPHIFGVRHFSPAGAYYVRKYLDEVQPKVVLIEAPSDFTDLLDKITAKEIVPPIAIMAYTLEAPIQTIIYPFAEFSPEYQAILWAKENKVECRFCDLPSSVFLAIQNKIENPSEEESLNSYIHRKIDEFSEDSDSEVFWERVMEQVASHQAYRSGARDYGANLRELTLANTKADAENIVREAYMCKQVAELCEEGFKMDEIAMVVGAFHIEGIEKGNFLSDEEFKLLKKVETKKTLMPYSYYKLSTYSNYGAGNKAPGYYELLWQGLNKEDIYYAVYGYLSRLAEFQRISGNMISSAQIIEAVQLALSLANIHNSKIPTLKDMQDAAITCMAQGSHSEIISAMANTEVGKKIGKIPQDSIQTSIQSDFYGLLKELKLEKYQTLTATELRLDLRENIRVKSEKLAFLDLERSYFFHRLRVLKISFVNFLDKVQDNKTWAEDWVLQWTPEAEIEIVEAILKGDTIEFATAFELNQRIENSSSISMIAEVVKDSFYCGLPKSLEKAFQALQSCMADDIPINEIARTSTTLSIMLRYGDIRKLNRDVLIPILEQLFLRACLILPNEAFCDANAAIELAEAIIALHNVVENHDFLDRERWYALLTEVAKRDNLNTKISGLAMAILLETGKISNDELGLEVERRLSKAIPADLGASWFEGLAMKNHYTLIARLGLWEKLQDYISALDEEEFKRALVFLRRAFADFTSNEKHDIAENMAEIWGLNKIAVSEAMNKDLKEEEAEIISSLDDFDFDDI is encoded by the coding sequence ATGAAAAAACAAAATGAGAATAAACCTCATATTTTTGGAGTTAGGCATTTTTCACCAGCAGGAGCATACTATGTAAGAAAATACCTAGATGAAGTGCAACCCAAAGTTGTTTTAATAGAGGCTCCCTCTGATTTTACTGATTTATTAGATAAAATCACGGCTAAAGAAATTGTTCCTCCCATTGCTATAATGGCCTATACTTTGGAAGCTCCTATACAGACTATTATATATCCTTTTGCAGAATTTTCACCTGAATATCAGGCTATTCTATGGGCAAAGGAAAATAAGGTTGAATGTAGATTTTGCGATTTACCCTCATCTGTATTCTTAGCCATACAGAACAAAATAGAAAATCCTTCTGAAGAAGAAAGTTTAAATAGCTATATACACAGAAAGATTGATGAGTTTTCAGAAGATAGTGACAGTGAAGTTTTTTGGGAAAGAGTTATGGAACAAGTAGCTAGTCATCAGGCCTATCGTAGTGGAGCTAGAGATTATGGAGCAAATCTAAGAGAGCTTACTTTAGCAAATACAAAGGCAGATGCAGAAAATATTGTAAGAGAAGCCTATATGTGTAAACAAGTTGCTGAGCTATGTGAAGAGGGCTTTAAGATGGATGAAATAGCTATGGTTGTTGGAGCTTTTCATATAGAAGGGATAGAAAAGGGAAACTTTTTAAGTGATGAAGAATTTAAACTTTTAAAAAAGGTTGAAACAAAAAAGACTTTAATGCCTTATTCTTACTATAAGTTATCAACTTATTCTAACTATGGAGCTGGAAACAAAGCTCCTGGCTATTATGAACTTCTATGGCAAGGCTTAAATAAAGAGGATATATATTATGCAGTTTATGGATATTTAAGTAGATTAGCTGAATTTCAAAGAATAAGTGGAAATATGATATCCTCTGCACAAATTATTGAAGCAGTACAACTTGCACTCTCTTTAGCTAATATACATAATAGTAAAATTCCTACTCTTAAAGATATGCAAGATGCAGCTATAACTTGTATGGCACAGGGTAGCCATTCAGAAATTATTTCAGCTATGGCAAACACAGAAGTTGGAAAGAAAATTGGAAAAATACCCCAAGACTCCATACAAACTTCTATACAATCTGATTTCTATGGCTTGTTAAAAGAATTGAAACTTGAAAAATATCAAACTCTTACAGCTACCGAATTGAGATTGGATTTAAGAGAAAATATAAGAGTAAAGTCTGAGAAACTTGCTTTCTTAGACTTAGAACGTTCTTATTTTTTCCATAGATTAAGAGTTCTTAAAATTTCTTTTGTCAATTTTCTTGATAAGGTACAAGATAATAAAACTTGGGCAGAAGACTGGGTTTTACAATGGACTCCTGAGGCAGAAATAGAAATAGTAGAAGCAATTTTAAAAGGAGATACTATTGAATTTGCAACAGCTTTTGAATTAAATCAAAGAATAGAAAATTCTAGTTCTATATCTATGATTGCAGAAGTTGTAAAAGATTCTTTCTATTGTGGCTTACCTAAGAGCTTGGAAAAAGCTTTTCAAGCTTTACAAAGTTGTATGGCTGATGATATTCCTATCAATGAAATTGCTAGAACTTCAACTACTCTTTCTATAATGTTACGTTATGGAGATATAAGAAAATTAAATAGAGATGTACTTATTCCAATACTTGAGCAATTATTTTTAAGAGCTTGTTTAATCTTACCAAATGAAGCTTTTTGTGATGCTAATGCAGCTATTGAACTTGCTGAAGCTATAATAGCCTTACATAATGTAGTTGAAAATCATGATTTTTTAGATAGAGAAAGATGGTATGCACTTCTTACTGAAGTTGCTAAAAGAGACAATTTAAATACTAAAATATCAGGACTTGCTATGGCAATCTTGCTTGAAACTGGAAAAATCTCCAATGACGAACTTGGTTTAGAAGTTGAAAGAAGATTATCAAAGGCTATACCTGCTGATTTAGGAGCAAGTTGGTTTGAAGGTTTAGCAATGAAAAATCACTATACTTTAATTGCTAGACTTGGACTATGGGAAAAACTTCAAGACTATATCTCTGCCTTAGATGAAGAGGAATTTAAAAGGGCTCTAGTATTTTTAAGAAGAGCTTTTGCCGATTTTACTTCTAATGAAAAACATGATATAGCTGAAAATATGGCTGAAATATGGGGCTTAAATAAGATTGCTGTTAGTGAAGCTATGAATAAAGATTTAAAAGAAGAAGAAGCTGAAATAATTTCAAGCCTTGATGACTTTGATTTTGATGATATTTAG